From Triticum urartu cultivar G1812 chromosome 2, Tu2.1, whole genome shotgun sequence, a single genomic window includes:
- the LOC125541686 gene encoding uncharacterized protein LOC125541686: MKDLVSCFSEHAIRISDVACSGSAAANAAAAATTGTADGGGRAAGISAVTTVYRSRLSASGKDLLVDVTWARSPDGPALSVAVHDAGAPRHRAAAAAAPRHLHRRKGSGTFTAGSCVVGVFWDYAAARYGAGPEPVSGFYVAVVADAEFVLLLGDMSRGYVERLHGGIPVAESRMARRRERFVGCGCWSTKARFLESGAEHEIGVGLEGDTEAWVTVDGRKVVQLRRLRWNFRGSHTLILDGGAPVDMTWDLHGWLFHAIDPSASSCSAVFTFHARGASETRLWMDDDDGAASSSGESDKEHDKPLAPAPARGQRQKQGPSGQGFCLLIQGFRRSSKTT; encoded by the coding sequence ATGAAGGACCTGGTGTCGTGCTTCAGCGAGCACGCCATCAGGATCTCCGACgtcgcctgctccggctccgCCGCCGCCAATGCGGCCGCGGCGGCCACGACGGGGACGGCCGACGGCGGGGGCAGGGCGGCGGGGATCAGCGCGGTCACCACCGTGTACCGCTCGCGCCTCTCGGCGTCCGGCAAGGACCTGCTCGTCGACGTCACGTGGGCGCGCTCGCCGGACGGCCCCGCGCTCTCCGTCGCCGTCCACGACGCCGGCGCCCCGCGGCAccgggccgccgccgccgccgccccgcgccacctgCACAGGCGGAAGGGGAGCGGCACCTTCACCGCGGGCAGCTGCGTGGTGGGCGTCTTCTGGGACTACGCGGCGGCGCGGTACGGCGCGGGGCCCGAGCCCGTCTCCGGGTTCTACGTCGCCGTGGTCGCCGACGCCGAGTTCGTGCTCCTGCTCGGCGACATGAGCCGGGGCTACGTGGAGCGGCTGCACGGCGGGATACCGGTGGCCGAGTCGCGGATGGCGCGGCGGCGGGAGCGGTTCGTCGGGTGCGGGTGCTGGTCCACGAAAGCGCGCTTCTTGGAGTCCGGCGCGGAGCACGAGATCGGCGTCGGGCTGGAGGGCGACACGGAGGCGTGGGTCACCGTGGACGGCCGGAAGGTGGTGCAGCTGCGGCGGCTGCGGTGGAACTTCCGCGGCAGCCACACCCTCATCCTGGACGGCGGCGCGCCGGTGGACATGACGTGGGACCTCCACGGCTGGCTCTTCCACGCGATCGACCCCTCCGCCTCCTCGTGCAGCGCCGTCTTCACGTTCCACGCGCGCGGCGCGTCGGAGACGAGGCTGTGGATGGACGACGACGACGGCGCCGCCAGCAGCAGCGGCGAAAGCGACAAGGAACACGACAAGCCTctggcgccggcgccggcgcgcggCCAGCGACAGAAGCAGGGGCCGTCAGGGCAGGGGTTCTGCCTGCTCATCCAGGGCTTCAGGAGATCCTCCAAGACCACCTGA